The region GCTGCAGCCGGCGAGCGAGCTAGTGGCCGGGTTGTCCGATCAGCGGCCCTCCGGGGCCGGGCGCACCCCGATCCCCGCCCGGCTGCTCACCGTCGTCATGCCGTCCTACGGCGGGATCATGATGGCTGTCGTGGGCACGCGCCTGCTCGGGCTCCAGGTGCCCGGCTGGGCGCTGGCGGTGGGGGCCGTGGTCGGCGCGCTGGCCCTGGGGGGTGCCGCGCTCAGCGGCGAGCGCAAACGGGGCCTGGACCGGCGGCGCGGTGAGGCCCGCACGGCAGTGCGGGGGATGGTAGACGAGTTCCAGATGGCGCTGGCCAAACAGGTCCGGGACGCGACGCGCACGGCGAACACACACCTCCGCCGGGACACGACCGCCGCGGCCATCCGGATGGAGGAGGACGCGGCGGCGCAGGTCGCGTCCGCCAAGGCCGCGGTCGACGGGCTGGCGCGTGTCCCCGCGGACGTCGCGGACGTCGACGACGACATCGCGACCGTGCGCGACCTGCGCCGCCGGGCCGACGCGCTGAACCCCAGGTTTCCCGGCTGACCGCGAGCCCGGTGGGAGGGCCGGACACCCCCACCGGGCACGACGTCACTTCACGAGCGAGAGCTTGCGACTCTGGATGAGCTCGTCGACGATCCCGTACTCGACCGCCTCGGTGGCGGTGAGGATCCGGTCCCGGTCGATGTCGGCGTGGACCTGCTCGGGGGTGCGGCCCGTGTGCCGGGCGAGCGCCTGCTCCATCTGTGTGCGGATCCGGGTGATCTCCTTGGCCTGGATCTCCAGGTCCGAGACCTGCCCGCGGAACCCGCCCATCGACGGCTGGTGGATCAGCACCCGAGCGTTCGGCACGGCCAGCCGGCGCCCGGGCGTCCCCGCGGCCAGCAGTACGGCTGCGGCGGACGCGGCCTGGCCGAGGCAGACCGTCTGGATGTCCGGCCGGACGAACTGCATCGTGTCGTAGATCGCCATCAGCGACGTGAACGAGCCGCCGGGCGAGTTGATGTAGATGCTGATCTCACGATCCGGGTCCATGGACTCGAGCGTGAGCAGCTGCGCCATGACGTCGTTCGCGGACGCGTCGTCGATCTGCACGCCGAGGAAGATGATGCGTTCCTCGAAGAGCTTGCTGTACGGGTTGGTCTCCTGCGTGCCGTTGCTCGTGCGCTCGACGAACGAGGGCAGCACGTAGCGCGACTGCGGCATCTGGGTCGACTGGGGCCTCGAATAACCGCTCACTGCGGCGTCACCTCTCCTGCGCGTGCGACCACCTGGTCCACGAAACCGTATGCCAGGGCCTCCTGCGCGGAGAACCACCGGTCCCTGTCGAAGTCCGCCATGATCCGTTCCGGGGTCTGGCCCGTGTGCTCGGCGATCAACCCCGCCATCTCCTCCTTGTGCCGGCGGAACAGCTCCGCCTGGATCGCGATGTCCGACTCGCTGCCGCCCACGCCCGCGGACGGCTGGTGCATCAGGATCTTCGTATGGGGCAACGCGTAGCGCTTGCCCGGCGTTCCGGCCGACAGCAGGAACTGCCCCATCGAGGCGGCCATCCCCAGCGCGTAGGTGGCGACGTCGCACGGGATGAAGCGCATCGTGTCGAAGACGGCCATCCCGTCCGGCACCGAGCCGCCCGGCGAGTTGATGTAGAGCGAGATGTCCGCGGCCGGATCCTCGGCGGCCAGCAGCAGCATCTGGCCGGCGATCCGGTTGGCGATCGCGGCGTCGACCTCCTGGCCGAGCACGACGATCCGGTGCCGCAGCAGGCGCTCGAAGACGGAGTCGGCGAGGTCGGCGGTCGGGGCTGGGGTGGGCATCGGAGGCTCCTGACGGTGTCGGATCCTGCTGTCCCCACCGACGCTAGGCAGGCCCGTGCGCGTCCGTGGCCCGATTCGCTCCTGGCGAATCGGGCCACGCTGCCGACCTGGGGCGCTTCGCCGAGGGTGAACTCAGGCGGACCCGAGCCGCGGTGCGTGCCGGAGTGCGCGGACCGAGCCGGCAGCCGTTCCGGCGACGATCAGCCCGAAGACGGACACCGTCAGCGCGTCCGGCGCCACGATGGACTGCCCGCGCAGCGCCTGCCAGGTGAGGAGCGCCAGCACGGCGGCGAGACCGACGACGGCGACCCCGACGAGGCCGCGGCGCACCTCCGGGCTCCGCAGGACGGCGACGCGCACCGCCAGAAGCTCGAGCGCGACCAGGACCAGCGGGATCGCCTGCAGCGCGTGCATGCCCACGAAGTGCGGGATCCGCAGGTCCCCGCCGCCGGTGCTCCAGCCGAGCAGCGGGAGTCCCGGGCCGCCGTCCGCGAGCCCGACGGTGTGGGCCCCGACGATCCCGGTGGCCCCCGCCATCTGCGCGGCGGTCGGGGACGTCATCAGGAAGCCCAGCGCCATCCCGACGACGGCGAGCACCGCTCCGGCCCGGATCGCCCGGGCACGGGCCGGATCGAGCCGGCGGACCCGGAAGAGCTGCGCCGTCACGTAAAGCGTCGCGATCCAGACGCCGGCGATGGAGAGGCCCATTGCGCTCCACAGCGCGGCGTTGAGCGCGGTGGTGGTGTTGAAGTGGCTGGTCTCGCCCCGGACCACCTGGGTCACGATGATCACCATCTCGACACCGAGCATCGTGGCCGCGACGGTGCCGGCCCGGTGCCCGAGGCGGGATGCCCGGCCCGGGAGCGCGTCGCGGACCACCGCGATCAACCACGCCCAGGTCACTGCGTAGATCAGGACCGAGATCGCGAACTTGGTGGGCTTGTCCCAGATCGGCAGGCCGGTGAGGACCCGCTCGTCGGCGACAATGCCGACGATCCCGGCGACGGTCAGCGCGGCCATCGCAGCGGCCAGGGCCATCAGTGGGCGGTGCCAGCCGAAGGCGGTGCGGAGGGCGGACGACGTGCCGGTGGTGGTCATGGGGTCTCCGGAGGAGGAGGGGCGAACCGGGTGGCGGACACGTGCTCTTGCGCGAGCCGGCGCAGGGCGGCGAGCAGGTGGTCCCCGAGGACCGTGCCGACGAGTGCGGTCTCGGCGCGGGCGTCCCGGTCGGAGACCGCGGAGACCGTGTCCAGGTCCGCCTCCGCGACCAGCTCGACGGCCCGGACATAGGCGTCGAGCACCGTGGCCAGCCGTTCGCCGCCGACGCGGTGCATCGCCGCCAGGACGTCGACCGCCGCGTCCCGGGCGGACGCGTCCGCCGAGACCCGCCAGCCCCGCGCGTCGACGACGCGGCCGATCTCGGCTTCCGCCTGCGCCCGGTACTCGTCGTGCTCGCCGGCGCCGGCGCCGGGGGTGACCGTCCCGACAGTGGCGCCGAGCATCTGGTGCAGCGGGACGTCCGGGTCGTCGATCGCGGCGAGGACCTTGCGGACCGCGGAGATCGACAGGCCGCCGACGTCGACGAGCGTGCGGATCAGGGTCAGCCGGCGGACGTGCGCCTGCCCGTAGCTGGCCTGGTTCGCCGAGGTCGTGGTCTCGCCGCGGGGGAGGAGACCCTCGCGGAGGTAGTACTTGATCGTCGCGACCGGGACTCCTGCCGCGGTGCTCAGCTCGGACACCCGCATGGCGGATACCTTAACTATCGGATAGTGCCGGTGTCCACTCTCCGTGCAACCGCAACGACCTCCCCCTGCGGTATGGACCCACAACGCGCAGATCAGGCCTCGTCATGAGCGTTGTGGAGCCATGGCGCGGGAAGGGGTGGAGGGGTCAGGCGGGAAGGTCGCGGAGCGGGTCGCCCAGGGCCTTCATGATCAGGTCCGGGATCTCGCGTTTGCCCGAGCCGTCCACCGCGATCACCACGTAGACGGTCCGGCCCAGGCAGGTGACGGCGTAGGACTCGCCCGAGTGCCTCCGCACCTCGAAGTCGAGGGCGAAGCTGGTGCGTCCGATCCGGGACGTCGAGACCGCGATCCGCACGTCGTCGCCCCAGCCGATGCCGGCCTTCCAGTCGATCTCCGAGCGGACGAGCTGGACGTCGTAGCCCGCGTCCGTCATGGACTTGTAGGGGAGCCCCCGGTCGGCGAGGAACGCGGTCATCGCATCGTCGAAGTACGCGAGGTACCAGCCGTTGAAGACGACGCCCTGCTGGTCGACCTCCAGGTAGCGGACGTTGACCGGGTGTGTGAAGGTCATGCGCGGACCCTACGAGGCCTTCGACGGGACGGGCGCGTCCGGCTCAGCCCGCCGCGTCGTCGGGCTCCTTCTCGGTGTCCACCCGCTCGCGGATGTTCCGGTTCACCGCCCGCCCGAACGCCGTCACGACGCCCTGCACGGTCACCGGCTTGAGGTGCGACAGCGCCGCGGCGAGGCGGGTCCGCTCCTCGGCCGGGCGACCCGCGTCCCGGTAGGGCTGCAGGACCTGGTCCTGGAACAGCTTCATCAGGTCCTCCGCCAGCGCGGCCGTGTGCTGCTCGATCACCTCGTGCGAGCGCTGCCAGAAGGCCGCGGGCAGGCCGTAGGCCAGGGAGTCCAGCCCGGCGGCCAGCGCGCCGGGGCCCTGCAGGCGCACCCGGCCGTCGTCGAGATGCTGCACGACACCGAACGCCACCAGCTTCTCGACGTCCGCGTCGTCGAGCACGCGGCCGGCCCGCCGGTCCAGCTCCGCGCGCTCGACCTCCTCGAGCGGCTCCGGCGCCCAGGGGGTGAGCAGCGCGAGCTGCAGCGCCAGCTCCTCGGGGCCGGCCGAGTGCGGCACCCGTTCGAGGTGACGTTCGATCGCCGACAGGGTGAATCCCAGGGCCGACAGCTCGCCGACGAGCTGGAGCCGGGCGATGTGGTCCGGCCCGTACAGACCCGTGCGCCCGCGCAGCCGCGGCGGCGGGAGCAGCCCACGACCTGAGTAGAAGCGGATGTTCCGGACCGTGACGCCGGTGCGCTCGGCCAGCTGGTCGATCGTCAGCAGCTCGGCCGTCGGCTCGGGGTCCATGGGGGCCAGGCTACGACATTCCTTGACCTATGTGACAGTGCTGCTGTAACAAATAGGTAGGGGCCACGGGCGCCGCTGTCGCGGTGCCCGGTCGGTCCGCCGACGCAGACGAGAGGTTCGCATGAGCGAGATTCCCGAGGCGTACGTCTACGACGCCATCCGCACCCCGCGCGGCCGAGGCAAGGCCTCGGGCTCGCTGCACGAGGTCAAGCCGGTGTCGCTGGTCGTGGGTCTGATCGACGAGATCCGCAACCGGTTCCCGGAGCTGGACACGAACACGATCGACGACGTCGTCCTCGGCGTCGTGTCCCCGATCGGCGACCAGGGCGGTGACATCGCCAAGACCGCCGCCATCGCGGCGGGCCTGCCGCACACCGTCGCCGGCGTGCAGCTCAACCGCTTCTGCGCCTCCGGCCTGGAGGCCGTGAACACCGCGGCGCAGAAGGTCCGCTCCGGCATGGAGGAGCTCGTCCTCGCCGGTGGCGTCGAGGCCATGTCCCGCGTCCCGATGGGCAGCGACGGCGGCGCCTGGGCGATGGACCCGGACACCAGCTACCAGACGGGCTTCGTCCCGCAGGGCATCGGCGCGGACCTGATCGCGACGATCGAGGGCTTCGACCGCGAGGCCGTCGACACCTTCGCCGTCGAGTCCCAGGCGCGCGCGGCGAAGGCGTGGGCCAACGGCTACTTCGCCAGGTCCGTCGTCCCGGTGAAGGACCGCAACGGCCTGCCGATCCTGGACCACGACGAGTTCATCCGCGCCGGTGCGACGCTGGACAGCCTGGCCGGCCTCAAGCCGTCCTTCGAGATGATGGGCGAGCAGGGCGGGTTCGACGCCGTCGCACTGCAGCGCTACCACTGGCTCGAGAAGATCGACCACGTGCACCACGCCGGCAACAGCTCCGGCATCGTCGACGGCGCGTCGCTCTGCCTGATCGGTACCGAGGCGGCGGGCAAGGCCGCGGGCATCACCCCGCGCGCCCGGATCGTCGCCACCGCGCTCTCCGGCGCGGACCCGACGATCATGCTCACCGGTCCCGCGCCGGCCAGCCGCAAGGCGCTGGCCAAGGCCGGCCTGACCGTCGACGACATCGACCTCTTCGAGATCAACGAGGCGTTCGCCGCCGTCGCGCTGCGCTACATGCGCGACATGGAGATCTCCCACGACAAGACCAACGTCAACGGCGGCGCCATCGCCATGGGCCACCCGCTCGGCGCCACCGGCGCGATGATCCTCGGCACCCTGCTCGACGAGCTGGAGCGCCGGGACCTGCAGCGCGGCCTGGCGACCCTGTGCGTCGGCGGCGGCATGGGCATCGCGACCATCATCGAGCGAGTCTGAGGGGAATGGCAGTGACCGAGAAGGCAGTCCGCTGGGAGAAGGACTCCGACGGGATCGCGATCGTCACGCTCGACGACCCGGGCCGCAGCGCCAACACGATGAACGACCGCTACAAGGCGGGCATGGACGCCGTCCTCGCCGAGCTCGAGGCGGCGAAGGACGAGATCTCCGGTGTGATCATCACCTCCGCGAAGAAGACCTTCTTCGCCGGCGGTGACCTGGATGCGCTGGTCAAGGCGACGGCCGAGGACGCCCCGGCGGTGTTCGAGAACGTCACCGAGGTCAAGGCGCAGCTGCGCCGGCTGGAGACGTTCGGCAAGCCCGTCGTCGCGGCGATGAACGGCACCGCGCTCGGCGGCGGCCTGGAGATCGGCCTGGCGACGCACCACCGCATCGGCCTCGACGCGAAGGGTGTGGTCTACGGCCTGCCCGAGGTCACCCTGGGCCTGCTCCCCGGTGGCGGCGGCGTCACCCGGATCACCCGCATGCTGGGCATTGCGAACGGCTTCATGCAGGTCCTCGCGCAGGGCCAGCGGCACAAGCCGGCCAAGGCCCTGGAGATCGGGATCGTCGACGAGCTCGCGTCGACCCCCGAGGAGATGCTGCAGAAGGCGAAGGCCTGGATCGCCGCGAACCCGGAGGCCAAGCAGCCCTGGGACACCCCCGGCTACAAGATCCCCGGCGGCACCCCGGCCAGCCCGAAGCTCGCCGCGATCCTGCCGGCGTTCCCCGCGAACCTGCGCAAGCAGCTCAAGGGCGCGCCGATGCCGGCCCC is a window of Pseudonocardia sp. T1-2H DNA encoding:
- a CDS encoding MerR family transcriptional regulator, whose translation is MDPEPTAELLTIDQLAERTGVTVRNIRFYSGRGLLPPPRLRGRTGLYGPDHIARLQLVGELSALGFTLSAIERHLERVPHSAGPEELALQLALLTPWAPEPLEEVERAELDRRAGRVLDDADVEKLVAFGVVQHLDDGRVRLQGPGALAAGLDSLAYGLPAAFWQRSHEVIEQHTAALAEDLMKLFQDQVLQPYRDAGRPAEERTRLAAALSHLKPVTVQGVVTAFGRAVNRNIRERVDTEKEPDDAAG
- a CDS encoding ClpP family protease, with the translated sequence MPTPAPTADLADSVFERLLRHRIVVLGQEVDAAIANRIAGQMLLLAAEDPAADISLYINSPGGSVPDGMAVFDTMRFIPCDVATYALGMAASMGQFLLSAGTPGKRYALPHTKILMHQPSAGVGGSESDIAIQAELFRRHKEEMAGLIAEHTGQTPERIMADFDRDRWFSAQEALAYGFVDQVVARAGEVTPQ
- a CDS encoding acetyl-CoA C-acetyltransferase; amino-acid sequence: MSEIPEAYVYDAIRTPRGRGKASGSLHEVKPVSLVVGLIDEIRNRFPELDTNTIDDVVLGVVSPIGDQGGDIAKTAAIAAGLPHTVAGVQLNRFCASGLEAVNTAAQKVRSGMEELVLAGGVEAMSRVPMGSDGGAWAMDPDTSYQTGFVPQGIGADLIATIEGFDREAVDTFAVESQARAAKAWANGYFARSVVPVKDRNGLPILDHDEFIRAGATLDSLAGLKPSFEMMGEQGGFDAVALQRYHWLEKIDHVHHAGNSSGIVDGASLCLIGTEAAGKAAGITPRARIVATALSGADPTIMLTGPAPASRKALAKAGLTVDDIDLFEINEAFAAVALRYMRDMEISHDKTNVNGGAIAMGHPLGATGAMILGTLLDELERRDLQRGLATLCVGGGMGIATIIERV
- a CDS encoding ATP-dependent Clp protease proteolytic subunit, whose product is MPQSRYVLPSFVERTSNGTQETNPYSKLFEERIIFLGVQIDDASANDVMAQLLTLESMDPDREISIYINSPGGSFTSLMAIYDTMQFVRPDIQTVCLGQAASAAAVLLAAGTPGRRLAVPNARVLIHQPSMGGFRGQVSDLEIQAKEITRIRTQMEQALARHTGRTPEQVHADIDRDRILTATEAVEYGIVDELIQSRKLSLVK
- a CDS encoding MerR family transcriptional regulator, producing the protein MRVSELSTAAGVPVATIKYYLREGLLPRGETTTSANQASYGQAHVRRLTLIRTLVDVGGLSISAVRKVLAAIDDPDVPLHQMLGATVGTVTPGAGAGEHDEYRAQAEAEIGRVVDARGWRVSADASARDAAVDVLAAMHRVGGERLATVLDAYVRAVELVAEADLDTVSAVSDRDARAETALVGTVLGDHLLAALRRLAQEHVSATRFAPPPPETP
- a CDS encoding acyl-CoA thioesterase → MTFTHPVNVRYLEVDQQGVVFNGWYLAYFDDAMTAFLADRGLPYKSMTDAGYDVQLVRSEIDWKAGIGWGDDVRIAVSTSRIGRTSFALDFEVRRHSGESYAVTCLGRTVYVVIAVDGSGKREIPDLIMKALGDPLRDLPA